The Saccharothrix variisporea genome has a segment encoding these proteins:
- a CDS encoding LiaF transmembrane domain-containing protein: MWIGLVLVALGLAGVLDALDVLDAGDLLAWWPLAVVGLGVVTIIAQRHVSLGPVVVAAIGLVLLADTRDWASGGLWWPVVLVLVGGAILAGLLRHHTTDHQDAGETPVVLFGGTKVRNRSEHLTHAEVSAVFGGATLDLRGAHIDREATVDALALFGGVQVLVPEGWRVALGGLPVFGGYDDNTTQHTDPDAPLLRVNATALFGGVDVRNEPK, translated from the coding sequence ATGTGGATCGGACTGGTGCTCGTCGCCCTCGGCCTGGCCGGCGTGCTCGACGCGCTGGACGTGCTCGACGCCGGCGACCTTCTCGCCTGGTGGCCGCTGGCCGTGGTCGGCCTCGGGGTCGTCACGATCATCGCCCAACGGCACGTCTCGCTCGGCCCGGTCGTGGTCGCGGCCATCGGACTGGTGCTGCTGGCCGACACCCGCGACTGGGCGTCGGGCGGCCTGTGGTGGCCGGTCGTGCTCGTCCTGGTGGGTGGCGCGATCCTGGCCGGACTCCTGCGCCACCACACCACCGACCACCAGGACGCCGGAGAGACCCCGGTGGTGCTGTTCGGCGGCACCAAGGTGCGCAACCGGTCCGAGCACCTCACCCACGCCGAGGTCTCCGCCGTGTTCGGCGGGGCCACGCTGGACCTGCGCGGCGCCCACATCGACCGCGAGGCCACCGTGGACGCGCTCGCGTTGTTCGGCGGCGTCCAGGTCCTCGTGCCCGAGGGCTGGCGGGTGGCGCTCGGCGGCCTGCCGGTCTTCGGCGGCTACGACGACAACACCACCCAGCACACCGACCCCGACGCGCCCCTGCTGCGGGTCAACGCCACCGCGCTCTTCGGCGGCGTCGACGTCCGCAACGAACCCAAGTAG
- a CDS encoding DUF998 domain-containing protein codes for MVSGTAAVTASRRRSAPRALLWLGVVGTVYYLAVDVVLVSRYDGYRFTDHTFSELFAIDAPTAPLAVPLLSIYSAMAMAFGVGVWISAEGRLALRVVAGALVAKEVLGVVGTVFGPMHMRGIEPTPTDTLHITVTALGALCYLLALGFGAAAFSARFRLYSIGTIAVLVLGGLMASKDAGNLAADLPTPGMGLWERLDIYATMLWLVVLAVLLHREHSSPRSRG; via the coding sequence ATGGTGAGCGGGACGGCCGCGGTCACCGCGAGTCGACGCAGGTCGGCACCACGGGCCCTGCTGTGGCTCGGCGTCGTGGGCACGGTGTACTACCTGGCGGTCGACGTTGTGCTCGTGAGCCGGTACGACGGTTACCGCTTCACCGACCACACCTTCAGCGAACTGTTCGCGATCGACGCCCCCACCGCCCCACTCGCCGTCCCGCTCCTGTCGATCTACAGCGCGATGGCGATGGCCTTCGGGGTGGGCGTGTGGATCTCGGCCGAAGGGCGGCTCGCGTTGCGCGTGGTCGCCGGGGCACTGGTCGCCAAGGAGGTCCTCGGCGTCGTGGGCACGGTGTTCGGCCCCATGCACATGCGCGGGATCGAGCCCACCCCGACCGACACGCTGCACATCACCGTCACAGCGCTGGGCGCGCTCTGCTACCTGCTCGCCCTGGGCTTCGGGGCGGCGGCGTTCAGCGCACGGTTCCGGCTCTACTCGATCGGCACGATCGCGGTGCTCGTGCTGGGTGGGCTCATGGCGAGCAAAGACGCCGGCAACCTGGCCGCTGACCTGCCGACGCCGGGGATGGGGCTGTGGGAGCGGCTCGACATCTACGCCACCATGCTGTGGCTCGTCGTGCTGGCGGTCCTGCTCCACCGCGAGCACTCGTCTCCCCGGTCCCGCGGCTAA
- a CDS encoding DUF1876 domain-containing protein: MNTAKTWHVEVHLDEHDGRTRAKATLTTRDGTRLTGIGLARLNPTDTDVPEIGDELATARALADLAHALLDATADDIEALTHKPADIHL, encoded by the coding sequence GTGAACACCGCCAAAACCTGGCACGTCGAGGTCCACCTCGACGAGCACGACGGCCGCACCAGGGCCAAGGCCACGCTGACCACCCGCGACGGCACCCGCCTGACCGGCATCGGCCTGGCCCGCCTCAACCCCACCGACACCGACGTCCCCGAGATCGGCGACGAACTCGCCACCGCCCGCGCCCTCGCCGACCTCGCCCACGCCCTGCTCGACGCCACCGCCGACGACATCGAGGCACTCACCCACAAACCGGCGGACATCCACCTCTGA